The Tripterygium wilfordii isolate XIE 37 chromosome 4, ASM1340144v1, whole genome shotgun sequence genome has a window encoding:
- the LOC119997598 gene encoding protein FAR-RED IMPAIRED RESPONSE 1-like — MSVDNDKDWTPYIDMEFNTLDEAWEHWCHYGKQVGFSTRKSFVNRSKLNGKVTSRGFVCSKEGVRQEDKRRVHSNHRDETRTNCHARLFVRLIQKSGKYIVYDFVDEHNHQLHLPQTTYMMRSQRRISAVQARTIDLVHSVGIKPTNADELMSREAGWRDSLEYIASDQNTYLRTRREKAMKYGEAGSILRYFQDEQIKNPSFHYVFQLDNEEKITNIFWVDAKMIVDYSYFGDVVTFDTTYGTNKDLRPLAVFTGFNHHRGVVIFGAALLYDETVDSFKWLFKSFLDAHKCKWPQTILTDQDAAMARALKDEMPNTFHGLCDWHIMQNAIKHLGNRMKDGDSSLLRDFKQCMFEYESETEFEEAWKKLIETYSFPDSSWLDDMYKLKERWARCHLKKAFTLGMRSTELSERLNADVKNYLRSDVNIVEFFEQFERVVQQKREKELLAEFNSREKMPTLSLKRSPILQQAARVYTPIIFQFFQNEIDCLSAAKIKDRDDSNPTKKYLIELLDEVGEYIVLYTPSSVTITCSCRLFETFGILCCHTLKVLDHLDIKSIPKSYILKRWTREAKLGYTADNEEIVEGNHSLEITQRYKRICPRMVRLASRASEDKETFALVERLLEDLEKQVDNILVSKSAPDHPDKPAETLNLSQKGGSTEKVKGLKRRIVRNGGNQPRSFMELNTRQKAMKSTEESSTHQSPQETQSPNAPILQCSSEQNVREMETRSPNPMTRSSCTPQHNVQGLDTPSPNGVACYGHNPQQNVQGLVPLSIMGQTHPGYYINQQSMQGLNFGSIQNRE, encoded by the exons ATGTCGGTCGATAATGATAAAGATTGGACCCCTTATATAGACATGGAATTTAATACGCttgatgaggcttgggagcattGGTGCCATTATGGAAAACAAGTTGGGTTCTCGACAAGAAAGAGTTTTGTAAATAGAAGCAAGCTGAATGGAAAAGTAACATCAAGGGGATTTGTATGTTCTAAAGAGGGTGTCCGTCAAGAAGACAAACGTAGAGTTCATAGCAACCATAGAGATGAGACAAGAACGAATTGTCATGCAAGGTTATTTGTTCGATTGATACAAAAAAGTGGAAAGTATATAGTATATGATTTTGTTGATGAACATAATCATCAACTTCATCTTCCACAAACCACGTACATGATGAGATCGCAAAGAAGAATATCTGCAGTACAGGCTCGCACCATTGATTTAGTACATAGTGTTGGAATCAAGCCTACGAACGCGGATGAATTGATGAGTAGGGAGGCTGGTTGGAGGGATAGCCTTGAATACATTGCAAGTGATCAGAATACTTATCTTAGAACAAGACGAGAGAAAGCTATGAAATATGGGGAAGCTGGCTCCATCTTAAGGTACTTTCAGGATGAACAAATTAAAAATCCATCCTTTCATTATGTGTTTCAATTGGATAATGAAGAGAAAATTACTAATATTTTTTGGGTTGATGCAAAAATGATTGTTGATTACAGTTATTTTGGGGATGTTGTCACTTTTGATACTACATATGGTACTAACAAAGATTTAAGACCTTTAGCCGTATTCACTGGATTTAATCACCATAGAGGTGTAGTAATATTTGGCGCTGCTCTTCTTTATGATGAGACAGTAGATTCATTCAAGTGGCTTTTTAAAAGCTTCTTAGATGCACATAAATGCAAATGGCCTCAAACAATTCTCACAGATCAAGATGCTGCAATGGCTAGAGCATTGAAAGATGAGATGCCTAACACTTTTCATGGGCTATGTGATTGGCATATAATGCAAAATGCTATAAAGCATTTAGGTAATCGTATGAAGGATGGTGATTCTTCTCTGCTTAGGGATTTTAAACAGTGTATGTTTGAATATGAAAGTGAGACTGAATTTGAAGAAGCTTggaaaaaattaattgaaacgTATAGTTTTCCAGATTCGAGTTGGCTAGATGATATGtacaaattgaaagaaaggTGGGCAAGATGTCATTTGAAGAAAGCATTTACTCTAGGGATGCGGAGTACTGAATTAAGTGAAAGGTTGAATGCCGatgtaaaaaattatttaaggtCAGATGTCAACATAGTTGAgttttttgaacaatttgagagggTGGTACAacagaaaagagagaaggagcTGTTAGCAGAATTTAACTCAAGGGAAAAAATGCCTACATTATCTTTAAAGAGGTCCCCTATATTGCAACAAGCAGCCCGGGTGTACACGCCTATAATATTTCagttttttcaaaatgagattgattgtttatcaGCAGCAAAAATAAAAGATCGCGATGACAGTAATCCAACGAAGAAGTACTTGATTGAGCTTCTTGATGAAGTTGGAGAGTATATTGTGTTATACACTCCCTCAAGCGTAACAATCACTTGTAGTTGTCGACTGTTTGAAACTTTTGGCATTTTGTGTTGTCATACATTGAAAGTCCTTGATCATCTTGATATCAAGTCAATTCCAAAATCTTACATTTTGAAGAGATGGACTAGAGAAGCAAAACTTGGATACACTGCGGATAATGAGGAGATTGTGGAAGGTAATCATAGCTTGGAAATTACACAGAGGTACAAGAGGATTTGTCCAAGAATGGTTAGACTAGCTTCTCGAGCTAGTGAAGACAAAGAAACCTTTGCATTGGTGGAGCGGTTGCTAGAGGACTTGGAAAAACAAGTCGACAATATTTTAGTGTCAAAATCAGCTCCTGATCATCCGGATAAACCAGCTGAGACTTTGAATTTATCTCAAAAAGGTGGGTCAACGGAAAAAGTTAAAGGACTTAAAAGGCGGATAGTTCGTAATGGTGGTAACCAACCAAGAAGTTTTATGGAGTTGAACACAAGGCAGAAAGCTATGAAATCAACAGAAGAATCTTCTACACATCAATCTCCTCAG GAAACTCAAAGTCCAAATGCACCTATTTTGCAATGTTCTTCTGAACAGAATGTTCGAGAAATG GAAACTCGAAGCCCAAATCCAATGACTCGTTCTAGTTGTACTCCTCAGCATAACGTTCAAGGATTG GATACTCCAAGCCCCAATGGTGTAGCATGTTATGGTCATAATCCCCAACAGAATGTTCAAGGATTG GTGCCATTAAGTATAATGGGGCAAACTCATCCTGGTTATTATATCAATCAACAAAGCATGCAAGGGTTGAATTTTGGATCTATTCAAAACAGAGAATGA
- the LOC119997597 gene encoding dicer-like protein 4, translating to MPDEDGLNTSCSDSRTLQTNGGATLATVQESGLDLSGGAELEVGLKPKGQVTERDPRKKARKYQLELCQKAVEENIIVYLGTGCGKTHIAVLLISEFAHLIRKPQKQVCVFLAPTVALVQQQARVIEDSIDSKVGVFCGSSKKMKSHNDWEEEIQEYEVLVMTPQILLHNLSHSFIRMELIALLIFDECHHAQVKSGHPYAQIMKLFYKTEGGKLPRIFGMTASPVVGKGSSNQGNLPKSINSLETLLDAKVYTVEVMEELESFVASPKLTICQYGPVANCTSSSLMIYIHALADVKRQCTLALSRTAEDHQRLRGTKKLLSKLDNNVVFCLENLGLWGALRACHILGDHSEWGALVEAEDHFSGDVCDRYLAQAARILTSGLLRDGVASDLSSVEVLKEPFFSKKLLRLIGILSDYRLLPNMKCIVFVKRIVTARSLSYILQNLKLLSSWKSDFLVGVHSGLKSMSRKAMNTILEKFRIGQLNLLVATKVGEEGLDIQTCCLVIRFDLPETVASFIQSRGRARMNESQYVFLVDSGNQKELELIESFRKGEDRMNMEIAFRTSCETFTEIEEKTYKVNLSGACISSGYSVSLLHHYCSKLLHDEFVDPSPKFSYFDDLGGTICHVTLPSNAPVRQIVSAPESSAEAAKKDACLKAIAQLHKLGAFNNSLLPAQDDKSEKLVVSTDFDNSEAHGCLRGDLHEMLIPTALKESWTNSEDPVVLNCYYIDINPTPRDRTYKKFALFIKAALPREAERMEVDLHLARGRSAMTKLVPSGSVEFSKDEIMEAEKFQEMCLKIILDRELLLESVPLGKDRSCKSSSSTFYLLLPVIFDAHERTAYVDWEVVRRCLSSPVFGTPCDTLDTEVSHLQLADGFRSISDIESSLIYAEHKKKFYFITNIRHDMNAYSPHRSSGASNYMDHFYKTFGITLKSPEQPLLCAKPLFSLRNLLHNRKQEEDSDVLELGEFFVNLPPELCQLKIIGFSKDIGSSLSLLPSIMHRLKNLLVAVELKEMLCDSFPEGAEVTALGVLEALTTEKCQERKSLERLEVLGDAFLKFAVGRHLFLMYGLHDEGELTRKRSNVVKNSNLFKLATKNNLQVYICDQPFDPPQFFALGRPCPNICTKEKQAAIHDQLETPVAGHSQSCEVQCSKNHHWLYRKTIADVVEALVGAFIVDSGFMAATAFLKWLGIQVSFEVSQVSNICIESGRYLSLASSIDVTELENVLGYHFIHQGLLLQAFVHPSYSKHGGGCYQRLEFLGDAVLDYLMTSYLFSVYPNLKPGQLTDLRSVSVNNKAFASVAVDLCFQKFLISDSPALSDAIKKYEEFAKRTVASERAVVDGPKCPKVLGDLLESCLGAILLDSGFNLKCVWKIMLSFLDPIVSFSSLQLNPVRELRELCQSHNLSLQFPTSKKGRNFLVDAHAKGKDVDVGASITRVNKKDAIASASQHIYAELKDKGYVPKFKTLEEVLRSSQKMEPKLIGYDETPIDVIAPSAIVFESSELQEHSGGNCKPKLCSSNKGNKIYSYYISPGNRQLSSSADRVEHFNKMVLDPNCDGESRPTGGSVSQKGSARSCLYEICAANHWKPPYFECCNEEGLSHLKSFTYKVIMEIEETPVMILECFGAPHMKKKAAAEHAAKAALSYLESEGYLHSK from the exons ATGCCGGATGAAGATGGTCTCAACACTAGTTGTAGTGATAGTCGTACCTTGCAAACCAACGGCGGTGCTACCCTGGCGACCGTTCAAGAATCAGGGTTGGATCTCTCTGGTGGCGCTGAATTAGAAGTGGGATTGAAGCCCAAAGGTCAAGTAACGGAGAGAGACCCTAGGAAAAAGGCTAGAAA GTATCAGTTGGAGCTCTGCCAAAAGGCAGTGGAGGAGAACATAATTGTGTATCTGGGTACAGGATGTGGGAAGACCCACATTGCTGTCCTGCTTATATCCGAGTTCGCTCATTTGATAAGGAAACCCCAGAAGCAAGTGTGCGTCTTCCTTGCTCCTACCGTCGCTCTGGTTCAGCAG CAAGCCAGGGTCATAGAAGATTCTATTGATAGTAAGGTTGGAGTCTTTTGTGGGAGCTCCAAGAAGATGAAAAGCCATAATGATTGGGAAGAAGAGATTCAGGAATATGAG GTCCTTGTCATGACCCCCCAGATACTATTGCACAATTTAAGTCACAGCTTTATTAGGATGGAGTTAATTGCACTATTAATATTTGATGAATGCCATCATGCTCAAGTCAAAAGTGGTCATCCGTATGCACAGATCATGAAG CTCTTCTACAAAACTGAGGGTGGAAAACTTCCTCGTATATTTGGCATGACTGCATCTCCTGTTGTAGGGAAAG GTTCTTCTAATCAAGGAAATCTTCCAAAAAGCATCAATAGCCTTGAAACTTTACTTGATGCTAAG GTGTATACAGTTGAAGTTATGGAAGAGCTGGAAAGTTTTGTAGCATCCCCAAAATTGACAATATGTCAATATGGTCCTGTTGCAAATTGCACTTCCAGCTCCCTTATGATTTATATTCATGCACTTGCTGATGTAAAGCGTCAG TGCACATTGGCACTCAGCAGAACGGCAGAAGATCATCAAAGACTACGTGGCACCAAAAAACTGCTAAGCAAATTGGATAATAACGTGGTATTTTGTTTGGAAAACCTTGGCCTTTGGGGAGCATTGCGA GCATGCCATATACTTGGTGATCATTCTGAGTGGGGTGCACTTGTTGAAGCAGAGGACCATTTTAGTGGTGACGTTTGTGATAGATATCTAGCTCAGGCTGCCAGGATTCTTACTTCTGGTTTGTTGCGAG ATGGTGTTGCCTCTGATCTATCTTCTGTGGAGGTTCTAAAAGAgccatttttctcaaaaaagcTTCTGCGTTTGATTGGAATTCTTTCGGACTACAG GTTACTACCGAATATGAAATGTATAGTTTTTGTGAAAAGGATTGTTACTGCTAGATCGCTGTCATACATACTGCAAAATCTTAAACTTCTGTCATCTTGGAAGTCTGATTTTCTTGTTGGAGTCCACTCTGGACTGAAAAGTATGTCTCGGAAGGCCATGAACACGATTCTTGAGAAGTTCCGGATTGGACAG TTGAATTTATTGGTTGCAACCAAAGTGGGCGAAGAAGGACTTGATATTCAGACATGCTGCCTTGTGATACGTTTTGATCTTCCAGAAACTGTTGCTAGCTTTATACAATCAAGAGGTCGAGCACGAATGAATGAATCACAATATGTATTTTTGGTCGACAG TGGCAACCAGAAGGAGCTTGAGTTGATTGAAAGTTTTAGGAAAGGTGAAGACAGAATGAATATGGAGATTGCTTTCAGAACTTCTTGTGAGACCTTTACTGAGATTGAGGAAAAAACATATAAAGTTAACCTATCTGGTGCTTGCATCAGTTCTGGATATAGCGTTTCATTGCTTCACCATTACTGTTCAAAACTTCTGCATGATGA GTTTGTTGACCCCAGTCCAAAATTCTCCTATTTTGACGATTTGGGTGGGACTATCTGCCATGTAACGTTACCCTCCAATGCTCCTGTACGTCAAATTGTCAGTGCGCCAGAATCTTCGGCTGAAGCTGCTAAGAAGGATGCTTGTTTGAAAGCCATTGCGCAGTTGCATAAACTGGGTGCGTTTAATAATTCTCTGTTGCCAGCGCAAGATGATAAAAGTGAAAAGTTGGTGGTCTCCACTGATTTTGACAACAGTGAAG CTCATGGATGTTTACGAGGAGATTTACATGAGATGCTAATTCCCACGGCACTGAAAGAATCATGGACTAACTCTGAGGACCCTGTAGTCCTAAACTGTTATTATATTGACATTAATCCTACTCCTAGAGATAGGACCTATAAGAAGTTTGCCCTTTTCATCAAGGCAGCTCTTCCAAGAGAGGCTGAGAGAATGGAAGTTGATCTTCACTTAGCTCGTGGTAGATCTGCGATGACAAAGCTTGTTCCATCAGGATCGGTAGAATTTAGTAAAGATGAG ATTATGGAGGCTGAGAAGTTTCAAGAAATGTGTCTCAAAATCATCCTTGACCGAGAATTACTACTTGAATCTGTTCCGCTTGGAAAGGATCGTTCGTGTAAATCAAGCTCATCAACCTTCTACCTTTTGCTCCCCGTCATTTTTGATGCTCATGAAAGAACTGCGTATGTTGATTGGGAGGTTGTCAGAAGATGCTTATCATCTCCCGTTTTTGGGACTCCATGTGATACTTTGGACACAGAAGTTAGCCACTTGCAACTTGCTGATGGGTTCAGAAGTATAAGTGACATTGAGAGTAGTTTAATATATGCTGAACACAAGAAAAAATTTTACTTCATTACTAATATTCGTCACGACATGAATGCGTACAGCCCACACAGAAGTTCGGGCGCTTCAAATTATATGGATCACTTCTACAAAAC GTTTGGCATTACTCTTAAATCTCCAGAGCAGCCACTTCTTTGCGCAAAACCACTATTTTCTTTGCGCAACTTGCTGCATAATCGGAAGCAAGAGGAGGATTCAG ATGTTCTTGAACTAGGGGAGTTTTTTGTTAACCTCCCTCCCGAGCTATGTCAATTGAAGATAATAGGATTCTCGAAGGATATTGGGAGTTCTCTATCTTTATTACCGTCAATTATGCATCGTCTGAAGAACTTGCTCGTAGCTGTTGAACTGAAAGAGATGCTCTGTGATTCGTTCCCAGAGGGGGCTGAAGTTACTGCCCTTGGA GTTCTGGAAGCTCTTACAACAGAGAAATGTCAAGAGCGCAAATCTCTTGAAAGGCTGGAAGTTCTTGGTGATGCTTTTCTCAAATTTGCAGTTGGCCGCCACCTTTTTCTTATGTATGGTTTACATGATGAAGGAGAGCTCACGAGGAAACGTTCTAATGTAGTCAAGAATTCAAATTTGTTCAAGCTAGCTACTAAAAACAACTTGCAG gtgtatatatgtgatcAGCCATTTGATCCGCCCCAATTCTTTGCTCTGGGCCGCCCTTGTCCAAATATTTGTACAAAGGAAAAACAAGCAGCTATTCATGATCAACTTGAAACTCCTGTAGCTGGTCATTCCCAGTCCTGTGAAGTTCAATGCAGTAAAAATCACCACTGGCTGTACAGGAAAACAATTGCTGATGTGGTTGAAGCTCTTGTTGGAGCATTCATAGTGGACAGTGGCTTCATGGCGGCAACTGCATTTCTTAAATGGCTTGGCATCCAAGTGAGCTTTGAAGTATCACAAGTTAGTAATATTTGCATAGAAAGTGGGAGATACCTATCCCTTGCTTCTTCCATTGACGTCACTGAACTTGAAAACGTGCTGGGGTATCATTTTATCCACCAAGGTCTGCTTCTACAAGCATTTGTTCATCCATCTTACAGTAAGCATGGTGGAGGCTGCTATCAG AGATTGGAGTTCCTTGGAGATGCTGTCTTGGATTACTTAATGACATCATATCTATTTTCAGTTTATCCAAATTTGAAGCCTGGTCAATTGACTGATTTGAGATCGGTATCTGTGAATAACAAGGCCTTTGCCAGTGTTGCAGTTGATCTGTGTTTCCAAAAATTTCTTATTAGTGATTCGCCTGCCCTTAGTGATGCCATTAAAAAATACGAGGAGTTTGCAAAAAGAACTGTTGCATCAGAAAGGGCTGTGGTTGATGGGCCAAAATGTCCAAAG GTGCTTGGCGACTTGTTAGAATCTTGTCTGGGTGCGATTCTTCTTGATTCTGGGTTTAATTTGAAGTGTGTCTGGAAGATTATGCTGTCCTTTTTGGATCCAATTGTGAGCTTTTCAAGCTTGCAGCTTAATCCTGTCAGAGAACTACGGGAACTTTGTCAATCTCATAATTTGAGTTTGCAGTTTCCAACATCAAAGAAAGGCAGAAATTTTTTAGTTGATGCACACGCTAAGGGGAAAGATGTTGATGTAGGTGCTTCTATTACCAGAGTGAACAAAAAAGATGCTATTGCAAGTGCTTCACAGCACATATATGCAGAGCTGAAG GACAAGGGCTACGTACCGAAGTTCAAAACTTTGGAGGAAGTTCTAAGGTCTAGCCAAAAAATGGAACCAAAATTGATTGGATATGATGAAACTCCTATTGATGTTATTGCTCCTTCCGCCATTGTATTTGAAAGCTCTGAGCTTCAGGAACACTCTGGCGGCAACTGCAAACCCAAACTTTGTTCCTCCAATAAAGGCAACAAGATTTACTCATACTACATCAGTCCTGGCAATAGGCAGCTTTCATCTTCGGCAGACCGTGTTGAACATTTCAATAAGATGGTTTTGGATCCTAATTGTGACGGTGAATCACGGCCAACag GTGGATCTGTCTCACAAAAAGGCTCAGCAAGATCTTGTTTATATGAAATATGTGCTGCTAACCACTGGAAACCCCCTTATTTTGAGTGTTGCAATGAGGAAGGCCTAAGTCACTTGAAATC TTTCACCTACAAGGTTATCATGGAAATAGAAGAAACCCCAGTTATGATTTTGGAGTGCTTTGGGGCACCACATATGAAAAAGAAGGCTGCGGCAGAACATGCTGCAAAAGCTGCACTTTCGTACTTGGAGAGTGAAGGATACTTACATTCCAAGTGA